In Hypomesus transpacificus isolate Combined female chromosome 4, fHypTra1, whole genome shotgun sequence, the following are encoded in one genomic region:
- the LOC124467440 gene encoding ubiquilin-4-like, producing the protein MADNGGADPVNNNNNTTVASEGTIIKVTVKTPKDKEEIAISEDASVTQFKEEISRRFKAKQDQLVLIFAGKILKDGDSLNQHGIKDGLTVHLVIKTAQKATDGASSQASSSNSTQAGGGSASSPSPASHPSSTGGTPGGPASAPTQTPNILTGFGDLSSLGGLGMGSANFMELQQQMQRQLMSNPEMLSQIMENPLVQNMMSNPDLMRQMIVANPQMQQLMERNPEISHMLNNPELMRQTMELARNPAMMQEMMRNQDRALSNLESIPGGYNALRRMYTDIQEPMFSAAREQFGNNPFSALGGNSDGSGVQPSRTENREPLPNPWGPPNAANPSESGGGTTGGPGATTTAAGGTTPSVSNPLGINAASLGNGMFNSPGMQSLMQQISENPQLMQNMLSAPYMRSMMQSLSQNPDVASQVLMNNPLFAGNPQLQEQFRHQLPVFLQQMQNPESLSVMTNPRAMQALMQIQQGLQTLQTEAPGLMPGLAPGGIPGMPSTPLPTTPLPTGGGVVPENPASSPGGGASPSQQQLMQQMLQMFAGAGGSAPTQTPEVRFQQQLDQLSAMGFINREANLQALIATGGDINAAIERLLGSQPS; encoded by the exons ATGGCTGACAACGGCGGCGCAGATCCTGtgaataacaacaataatacaacTGTTGCTTCCGAAGGAACTATTATTAAGGTTACAGTCAAAACCCCGAAAGATAAGGAAGAAATCGCGATCTCAGAAGATGCATCTGTCACCCAG TTTAAGGAAGAGATATCGCGGCGGTTCAAAGCGAAACAGGACCAGTTGGTTCTCATTTTTGCAGGGAAGATCTTAAAGGATGGCGACTCACTTAACCAACACGGGATCAAGGATGGCTTGACTGTCCACTTGGTCATCAAGACAGCACAGAA GGCAACAGATGGTGCAAGTTCACAGGCGTCCTCCTCAAACTCCACCCAGGCAGGAGGTGGCAGTGCCTCCAGCCCCAGTCCAgcctcccatccctcctccacaggAGGCACCCCTGGaggcccagcctcagccccaacaCAGACCCCCAACATCCTGA ctGGCTTTGGAGACCTGTCCAGCCTGGGAGGCCTGGGCATGGGCTCTGCTAACTTCATGGAGCTACAGCAACAGATGCAGAGGCAGCTCATGTCCAACCCAGAGATGCTGTCTCAGATCATGGAGAACCCTCTGGTGCAGAACATGATGTCCAACCCTGACCTGATGAGGCAGATGATCGTGGCCAACCCCCAGATGCAGCAGCTGATGGAGCGTAACCCTGAGATCTCCCACATGCTCAACAACCCAGAGCTCATGAGACAG accatGGAGCTGGCCCGAAACCCTGCCATGATGCAGGAAATGATGCGTAACCAGGACCGAGCGCTTAGCAACCTGGAGAGCATCCCTGGGGGCTACAACGCCCTAAGAAGGATGTACACGGACATCCAGGAACCCATGTTCAGCGCAGCCAGAGAACAG TTTGGCAACAACCCCTTCTCAGCCCTGGGGGGCAACTCGGACGGTTCGGGCGTGCAGCCGTCCAGGACTGAGAACCGCGAGCCCCTGCCTAACCCCTGGGGCCCCCCCAACGCCGCCAACCCCTCGGAGAGCGGGGGGGGCACCACGGGAGGCCCAGGCGCCACCACCACCGCCGCCGGTGGCACCACCCCGTCCGTGTCGAACCCTCTGGGGATCAACGCAGCCAGCCTGGGAAACG GGATGTTCAACAGTCCCGGCATGCAGAGCCTAATGCAGCAGATCTCGGAGAACCCCCAGCTGATGCAGAACATGCTGTCTGCTCCGTACATGCGCAGCATGATGCAGTCCCTGTCTCAGAATCCTGACGTGGCTTCCCAG GTACTGATGAATAATCCCCTGTTTGCTGGAAACCCACAGTTGCAGGAACAGTTCAGACACCAGCTGCCAGTGTTTTtgcagcag ATGCAGAACCCAGAGTCCCTGTCGGTGATGACCAACCCCCGAGCCATGCAGGCGCTCATGCAGATCCAGCAGGGCCTGCAGACGCTGCAGACAGAGGCACCAGGACTCATGCCcgg CTTGGCGCCAGGTGGGATCCCCGGCATGCCCtcgacccccctccccacgaCCCCTCTGCCCACCGGAGGGGGCGTGGTCCCGGAGAACCCCGCCTCTTCGCCGGGCGGCGGGGCTAGCCCCTCCCAGCAGCAACTGATGCAGCAGATGCTCCAAATGTTTGCCGGAGCCGGAGGAAGTGCACCG aCCCAGACCCCAGAGGTGAGGTTCCAGCAGCAGCTGGATCAGCTGAGCGCCATGGGCTTCATCAACCGCGAGGCCAACCTGCAGGCGCTCATCGCCACCGGAGGAGACATTAACGCTGCCATCGAGAGACTGCTGGGCTCACAGCCCTCAtaa
- the LOC124467285 gene encoding lens fiber membrane intrinsic protein-like, with protein MYSFMGGGLFCAFVGNILLVVSTATDYWMQYRLSGSYAHQGLWRYCMSGKCYMQTDSIAYWNATRAFMILSGMSCFAGIIAGILSFAHFSTFERFNRSLAAGIMFFVSTLFVLLAMAIYTGVTVNFLGKRFGDWRFSWSYILGWVSLLMTFFAGIFYMCAYRMHECRRGTSPR; from the exons ATGTATAGTTTCATGGGCGGAGGCCTCTTCTGCGCCTTTGTTGGGAACATTCTTTTGGTGGTCTCCACGGCAACAGACTATTGGATGCAGTACCGTCTGTCTGGCAGTTACGCTCACCAGGGCTTGTGGAGGTACTGCATGTCGGGCAAGTGCTACATGCAAACGGACAGCATTG CATACTGGAATGCCACCCGGGCATTCATGATCCTGTCGGGGATGTCGTGCTTCGCCGGCATCATCGCAGGCATCCTGTCCTTCGCACATTTCTCCACCTTTGAGAGGTTCAACCGCTCCTTAGCTGCAGGGATCATGTTCTTCGTCTCCA CTTTATTTGTTCTGCTGGCCATGGCCATCTACACGGGTGTAACTGTCAACTTCCTGGGCAAGCGCTTCGGTGACTGGCGCTTCTCCTGGTCATACATACTGGGCTGGGTGTCTCTGCTCATGACCTTCTTCGCAG GTATTTTCTACATGTGCGCCTACAGAATGCATGAATGTAGGAGGGGGACCAGCCCTCGCTAG
- the LOC124467536 gene encoding ras-related protein Rab-25-like, with amino-acid sequence MGSDEAYNFVFKVVLIGESGVGKSNLLSRFTKNEFNHDSRTTIGVEFSTRTVQLDTFTIKAQIWDTAGLERYRAITSAYYRGAVGALLVYDITKHLTYESVERWLKELYDHADPHIVVMLVGNKTDLETQRTVPTEEAKDFAEKKNVLFMETSALDSSNVETAFHDVLSAIHKKVASREVTRGSISAVTLSSPTGPASEAQAERKTCCKNL; translated from the exons ATGGGCTCTGACGAGGCGTACAACTTTGTTTTCAAAG TGGTTTTAATAGGTGAATCCGGTGTGGGGAAAAGCAACCTGCTGTCCCGTTTCACCAAGAATGAGTTCAACCACGACAGCCGCACCACCATCGGTGTGGAGTTTAGCACGCGCACCGTCCAGCTGGATACCTTCACCATCAAGGCTCAGATCTGGGACACGGCCGGGCTGGAACGCTACAGGGCCATTACCTCTGC GTATTACAGGGGGGCAGTAGGAGCTCTGCTGGTCTACGACATCACCAAGCATCTGACCTATGAGAGCGTGGAGCGCTGGCTGAAGGAGCTGTACGACCACGCGGACCCCCACATTGTGGTCATGCTGGTGGGCAACAAGACAGACCTGGAGACCCAGAGGACCGTGCCTACGGAGGAGGCTAAGGACTTTGCAG AGAAGAAGAATGTGTTATTCATGGAAACCTCCGCTCTGGACTCCAGCAATGTTGAGACAGCCTTCCATGACGTGCTCTCAG CCATCCACAAGAAGGTGGCCAGTCGCGAGGTGACCCGGGGGTCCATCAGCGCCGTGACCCTGTCCAGCCCGACGGGCCCGGCCAGCGAGGCCCAGGCGGAGCGTAAGACCTGCTGTAAGAACCTCTGA